The Paenibacillus swuensis genome contains the following window.
CAAGCACTAAATCATACGCCAGACTTTCACTATGTTTACCGGTGATCATAAACTTGAATGTTTTATTGCCTGCTGTAGTAAATGTTTTCGTCCCCAAGTCAAGCTCAGTATACACCCCGCCTGTCGCGACAGGATCATAAGTATCCTGCGGTACTCCTTGGTTCTGCCCATCGATGGAAAGTTGAAAAATCCCCCGCTGGTTCAGCTTTTTGACCTTCACCTTCACGTTATAGGTTCCGGTAAAAGGAAGGTCGATACTGTTATAAGAGATGTAATCCCCTATTCCGTTGGCAACCAGCTTGTCTCCGCCTCCATCGCTCATTGCTTGATCCGTAAGCGTGATTCGTGCATCTCCGGACGAAATCGTCGCTTCCTCGGTTTCCAATTCCCTCACCATTACGAAGGGAGCGACCGGATTCAGCAGTACATAATCCACGGCCAATTCGTATCCGGTGCTGTCTGCGTGCTTCCCTGTTGCCGTAAACTTAAACATGTGGTTACCTGCAGTGTTAAAGTTTACATTTCCCAAATTCAGTTCCTCGTAAACCCCTCCGTTTGAAACCGGATCATAGCCGTCCATCGGTAATCCCTGGTTAGTTCCATCGACAGATAGCTGATATATACCTCTCGTATTTAGTTTTTTTACTTTAACACGCACATTAAAGGTTCCCGCTTCCGGCACATTGACGCTGTAAGAGACGAAATCTCCTACACCATTCGCGTTCAATTTATCCCCCGCGCCTCCGCTTAAATTCACATCTGTAAAAGCTGCGCGGGTATCTCCGGTTGAAGTCGAGGCTGTCAGAGACTCCGTTTCATAGAGCTTGCCTGAGACGGGACTGCCAGGACCCGCGTAGACTAAACCCGTCAGATTGCCCGAAACATATATCGGATGTTTGGTCAGAAGCAGCGTATGATTTCCGGGTGCATAGGTTTGACTGTTCCCCATCATATCCGTAATCGTGATGGCGCTAGCCGTATTCAAGGTTACATTCGCATCCGTAGTCGCCCACATAGCCCGTGTCGTTCCCCCGGAGCTGTTACTGAAAACGTAGCTGTGCACCGCCGAGCTTCCCGCTCCCAATTTATCTCTGCTCACAAAATTCGCTCCCGTCAGCTGCCGGGTCATTGCGGCATACGCAGCATAGCCCGGCTTCGGCACATATTTACCCATAGCATCGTTCGGATGACGGATGAGTCCAAAGTTTCTTTCAAAATCCGTCGGAATGGTCCCTTTGTTAAGGAAGTTATACCAATTATATTTGGCAACCTTCTGCGTGGACATAGCGATAACGTAACTCCGAACCAGATAATCGGCTTGAGTCAGCTCACTCACGCCTCCGCTATTAGAAGACCAACCATCTTCTGTCATATAGATCGGTTTCGATACTTGGCCATTGTACTGCTTCACTAAATTGTCCAAGTTAGAAATAAACTGGGCCAAATACAACTCCGGATGGTTGGCATGATCATATGGATGCATACTGACTGCATCCATATAAGCCAAACCGCCCTTCTGAAATACCGCCTCATGGAACGGCAGCCCTACACCCGCGGTTGCACCGCCAATAACCTTCACCGACGGATTCACCGATTTCGCTGCAGCATAGGTTGATTTAAGCAGCTGGTAATAGTATTCAGGCTTATCGGCTGCAGCCGGACCTGTGAAGAAAGCAGAGATGTTCGGCTCGTTGTAGACCTCAACCTCATTGATTTGAGAACCGAATCTCTGCATCAGCTGTTTCGTATAATTGGCAAAGCCCGTTCTTCCCGCATCCGTATAAGGTGTCACACCCGTTCCATTGCCGTCGTTGTCATAAAGCGAATGATCTAAAGCTAAGGTCATGAGAGGTTTAATCCCTTTGTTGCTTAAAGCCGTCATATAGTCGGTTAGGAAAGGTTGGAACGCATATGTCCCTTTAGTCGTCTCAATATATTCCCATCTTTGAGTATCGCGCACCGTTTTTACTCCCATAAGCTGAAGTAACGGTGCTATCTCCGGATGCTGTCTGGTCGAGTTGCCGAAATGAGTTTGTACACTGAAGAAAGAATCACTGATTCCGCTTGTGTCGAAAGGCGCCAATATGGCAAAGGTCGTAGACTTGGAAGCTACAACCGACGCTCCGCTCTTGGCATTCAAATCCAGCTTAAAATAGCCTTTAGCCGATAAGCTAAGCGTTAATGTCGTACTCCCGTTCACCGGCTTATTTCCTGAAGCCATCACTTTGCCTAAATAATCAGTAACCGAATAATCCACAGAGCTTTGATCCGTCGTAATTCCAAAGCTAACGGTCTCTCCTGTCTGATAAATATTTCCCAGCTTGTGCTGCGTAATGCTTAGCGTTGCCGCCATTGCGGGCGAGGGAATCGCCATAGATGTAATCAAGCCGGCAAACATACAAATCAACACTACCCACATTCCAGGTTTAAAAAAAGACATTATTTATCACGCTCCTACTATAATTTGGATTCACTTACAATTTATATGAACTGGAAAAGAGGTGCAGCCAGCGCCTCTTTCCCAGTAAAGCGTTATTCCAGAATCGCCCCATTTCGAACCAACTCCTCCTGCAGTAAACCTATGCTTAACTCGCCCGGAACCATATGGTTCTGATATGCCAGCGCTGCCGCGGTGCCCGCCGCCTCTCCGAGTGCCATTGAAATGGACATGACTCGCAGCGAGCTGAACGCCTCGTGTGTAGCCGAGATACAGCGGCCTGTTACGATCAGGTTGCTGACCTGCTCTTGAATCAGGCAACGGAAGGGGATATCGTATGAGGTGCCCTTTTTCAATTTCACGTAGTGTGTGCCTTGACCCAACGGATCGTGAATATCGACCATATAATGCGCCTTGGCTACGACATCGCTGAACTTTCGCGTGGTGATGATATCGTGCTCGGACAACGTATACTGACCCTTTACCCTGCGGCTTTCGCGAATACCGACTTGGGGAGCAACACGCTGCAGATAACACGTTTCAAAGCCCGGCATGAATTGTCGGAAGAAGGTTACCGCTTCTTCAACTTGAAAGCGGCCTTCAATCTCTGCGCGAGTCAAGTCCTCCGCTTTCGTGCCGTCCACGTTCTGGATCCGTGTAAAGTTAGCGTAAACGACATCCGGCCGCCCCGGCAGGCTCCAGGCAATGGCAATGTTCGTACGCGGAATATGAAATAAATAGCCGGCCTCCTTCGCTTTCGCCACCCGCTCAGTCTGACCTTCAAAAATCATGTGCGTTTCTCCCGAGATATGTCCGCTGAACGGCCCATCCTCGATAGGCGGCACTTCCCGTACCAGCTTGTCCCCATCCACGCCCCCCACCGCAAACATCAAGGAAACCGGCTGCATTAAGCCGTCCTTCGGTCTGCCGATTTCAAAGTCGACTCCGGCCCGGGCCGCCACGTCTGCATCACCGGTCGCATCGATGTACGTATGCGCTCTAATCGCCTGTCGGCCCGACTTGCTCTCGACAAGAATGGCCTCTATTCGGTCTCCTTGCATCACAACATCCGTGACGAGCGTATGCAGCAACAGCTGAACGCCCGCATCCACCAGTGTTCTTAAGTAGTAGAATGCCAACGCATCCGGATCGAAAGGCTCATAATTGTCCGTTTTCAGGAGTGCGCCCTGCTTATACATAGTCTCGCGTAACGTGCTGTAAATACCGCCAATAACCAGCCTTTCTCCATCATGAAAGCCGCTGGAGAAACCTGCGACCAAGCTGTTCGTGCCGACACCGCCCAAGAATCCATACCGCTCGATTAATAACGTCCTTACGCCGCTTCGCGCCGCGGCCAGCGCGGCTGCGTAGCCTGCAGGACCGCCGCCCGCAACGACAACGTCGACATCCTGAATAACCTCCACCTGCTGCTCGGGAATCCAAATTTGCATCCTGCTTCTCTCCTTTATAACTTCTTTACTATCCCTTCAAGCCTGAGCTAGCCACACCTTCCACAAACCATTTTTGCAATGAAGCTACCAATACAATGAGCGGCACTAGCGAAGAAACGGAGGCTGCCATCATCAGCGGGTAATTCGTTCCGTTCTCATCCACAAAATTGGTTAATCCCAGCGGAAGTGTGTACAAATTTTCGTCACGCAAAAAAATAAGCGGATTCTCGTATTCGTTCCAATGCCAGGTAAACGATAAAATTAGCAGGGAAACAAGCGCGGGCTTCGTAAGCGGCAGACAAATTTGCCAATAGGTCCGCCAATAGCCTGCGCCGTCTACGCGCCCTGCCTCCAGCAGCTCATTCGGAATCGTGGTAAAAAACTGCCGCATCAGAAACGTGCCAAACACGGTAAATATGCCGGGAAGAATAATGGCCCAATGGCTGTTAATCAATCCCATATGGTCAAATACAATAAATCTTGGCACTAACAACACCTGAGAAGGAATAATCATCGTCCCCAGATAGAGCAGGAACAGCGCATCTCTTCCTTTAAAATTCAATTTAGCGAAAGCAAATCCAGCAAGGGAGCTCGTTAACAACGAGCCTATAACCGTGAACAATGTGATCTTAATATTGTTCCAATAATATAAAGTGAAGTTGTAATCCCCTCCCCATACCCCTTTGTAGTTGTCTATATTCCACGTTGCTGGAATCCAGTCAATCGGATATGTAAATAGATCTGCCGAGATTTTGAACGAAGCCGAAATCATCCACAGAAACGGAAACATGAGGATCAGCGCTAAAACCGCCATCAGCAGCGTGACCATAAGCTTTTTTAAATTCAATGTCATAGGCTTGAACTCCCTTAATCTTATAGTTAAAAATGCTGCTGCCATTTTTTCTGACTCCGCCACTGCACCAGCGTAACCGCGAAAATAATCAAGAATAAAAACCAGGACATCGCAGCCGCGTAACCCATCTTATAATGTTGAAACGCTTGAAGATAAATATGATAAGAGAGTACCATTGTCGAATTGAGCGGTCCCCCTTTGGTCATCACATTGACTACCGCGAATACCTGAAAGGTTGAAATGATCAGCGTAATCGCAATTAGAAAGCTGGTCGGCTTCAGCATCGGAATCGTAACTTTGATGAATTGATGGATAGCGCCTGCTCCGTCGATTTCTGAGGCTTCATACAAATCTTTGGAAATCCCCTGGAGACCTGCCATATACAGCACCATCGTATAGCCGATGTACGTCCACACCACCATGATGATGATGGAAAACAACGCCCATTTAGGGTCAGCCAGCCATCCTGGGGGATTCTGAATACCCATTGACCGCAAGAAGCTGTTGAGCGGGCCCGACGATGAATTATAGATCACACTCCATACGATGGATATGGCCACGAGCGAGCTCACATACGGCAGGAAAAAAAGCGTTCGCCAGACGTTCCGCCAATAAACATGCTTGTTCAGAATAACCGCCACCACAAGACCCAAGGCCATCGAGGCGGGTACGGTCACAGCGGTAAAGATGACATTGTTTTTCAGCGAAGTAAGCAAATAGTCGTCCTTGAACATGAGAATGATATTGTCGAATCCGGTAAAGCTCAGTCCATCCAACCCTTTCAAATAATCCCAATCCATGAATATGAGAATAAAGCTAAACACCAGCGGCACGATGATAAAAAACAGCACGCCCAATAAATTAGGTAAAATAAATAAGTAACCGGCTATGTGTTCTCTCAGCCTCTGATTATTCCATTGCCGTACCAAGCCTTTCACCTCTTCCTTGTTGATTAGTCTAAATGTAGCTTTATGCGTTGTTAAAATGAATGGATTTTTATTAGTGCTTTTCGTTGTATTCCATGCAAAAAAAACCCGCTCTTCGTATAAGAGCGGGCGGCAACCTGTATTTAACTGCTTGCGGATAAGAAGGATTAGCGTTTATTTCTTAACAGACTCTATCGCATCGTCCGCTCTTGTCTTCAGTGCGGACATGGTCTTGTCGAGATCCTGAACGTTCATGAAATACTTCTCTGATTCTTCATTCAATATCGTCGTCAACGCCGGGAATGCGGTCGAAATGGTTTGAGCCGGATACACATAATCGGCCTTCAGCACCTTTTTCAAGGAGTCTATATCCATCTGTGCTGCGGCATCGCCTACAACTTGTTCGACAACCTTATCCATATCCGCTTTTTTGTTGCTTGGGATGCGGCCGCCCGGAATCATAAGATTATTGCCCTCGGTAAGATACCAAGTCATAAATTTCATAGCTTTTTCTTTATGTTTGCTGTTTTTGTTAATCGACATGAAATCGTTGAAGCCTGCTACATTCACATTCGTGCCTTTTTGATATTGCGGTGTTGGCGCGAAGACCACTTGAAAATCACGCGGAAAGCCTGTCAAATCTTTCACATAACGGATTAAATGCGTACCTCCGAATACCATCGCGGCTTTACCGGTGAACAATTCACTTTGCGGAGCAAGCTTATTTGTAATGGTCTCCGCCCATTTCACCATAGCGCCTTTGTCATACAATTCTTTTTGAAGCTCAAGACCTTTTCTTAGCGCGGCGCTGTCAAAGTTGGAGGTTCCATCCTCCTTATAGGAGAAATCTTTTGGCTTGGAGGTAATTAAAGTAAACCGCTGGATCGTTTCCCCCGGGTTTTGGATAAAGCTTCCGGCCATGCCGCTTTTCGTTAATTTTAATGCTAAGGCGGTATACTCATCCCATGTCCAGCTATCCGGTACCTTCTCCCCGGCCGCATCCAACACTGTTTTATTCATTAATATCGCCGAGATTTGCTTCATAGCTGGCAAATAGTGTGTTTTACCATCCGTCTTAACAATGTTAGCGTTGCCGATTACTTCATCAACCTTCAAGCCGCTTTTGTCAATTAAATCATCCAGTTCAATCGTCATACCGGCATGAATACGGCGGTTCAAATACGTTTCCCCATAGCTGAAGAACAGGTCCGGCGGATCGGATTGACTCACCAAAGCGGTATCCAATTTCGTATTGCCCGAATCATCGTTCACATATCGCACATATTCCACTTGAATATCCGGATTCGCATTATTCCATGCCGTAACGACGTCCTTCGGACCGCTTTCTTCAGGAACACCGCCCCATATCTTTAATGCCACCTGCTTCTTTTCGACTGCTGACGCACCATCCCCGCCATTGGTTTCCGTAGCTGCAGGACTTCCTGTGTTCGCACCGCATGCTGTAAGAAATAATGTCGTTACCAACAGTATTGAAGCTAGCTTTTGTCCTCTTTGGTTCATGTTGTAACCCCTCCATTTTGGATTGTCTTAAAGACTGAGTACAGCATAGCAACCAGAAGAGTTCTTTATGAATAGATTAATATGTTAGGAATCCGTCTTATTTTTAGTTGTTCAAATACTTCTTTCTGAACTCCAATGGGTAAATCCCTTCTACCTTCTTAAACAATTTGGCAAAATAGTTCGGGTCCGTATAGCCTATCGCATCGGAAACCTCATAGATTTTCACAGAAGGATCCTTAAGCATTTCGCGGGCTTTGCGCATTTTGTGGCGAATAATACAGTCAATAATCGTTTCACCTGTTTCCTTCTTAAAGAGAACGCTCAAATA
Protein-coding sequences here:
- a CDS encoding carbohydrate-binding protein — translated: MSFFKPGMWVVLICMFAGLITSMAIPSPAMAATLSITQHKLGNIYQTGETVSFGITTDQSSVDYSVTDYLGKVMASGNKPVNGSTTLTLSLSAKGYFKLDLNAKSGASVVASKSTTFAILAPFDTSGISDSFFSVQTHFGNSTRQHPEIAPLLQLMGVKTVRDTQRWEYIETTKGTYAFQPFLTDYMTALSNKGIKPLMTLALDHSLYDNDGNGTGVTPYTDAGRTGFANYTKQLMQRFGSQINEVEVYNEPNISAFFTGPAAADKPEYYYQLLKSTYAAAKSVNPSVKVIGGATAGVGLPFHEAVFQKGGLAYMDAVSMHPYDHANHPELYLAQFISNLDNLVKQYNGQVSKPIYMTEDGWSSNSGGVSELTQADYLVRSYVIAMSTQKVAKYNWYNFLNKGTIPTDFERNFGLIRHPNDAMGKYVPKPGYAAYAAMTRQLTGANFVSRDKLGAGSSAVHSYVFSNSSGGTTRAMWATTDANVTLNTASAITITDMMGNSQTYAPGNHTLLLTKHPIYVSGNLTGLVYAGPGSPVSGKLYETESLTASTSTGDTRAAFTDVNLSGGAGDKLNANGVGDFVSYSVNVPEAGTFNVRVKVKKLNTRGIYQLSVDGTNQGLPMDGYDPVSNGGVYEELNLGNVNFNTAGNHMFKFTATGKHADSTGYELAVDYVLLNPVAPFVMVRELETEEATISSGDARITLTDQAMSDGGGDKLVANGIGDYISYNSIDLPFTGTYNVKVKVKKLNQRGIFQLSIDGQNQGVPQDTYDPVATGGVYTELDLGTKTFTTAGNKTFKFMITGKHSESLAYDLVLDSITLTK
- a CDS encoding FAD-dependent oxidoreductase, translating into MQIWIPEQQVEVIQDVDVVVAGGGPAGYAAALAAARSGVRTLLIERYGFLGGVGTNSLVAGFSSGFHDGERLVIGGIYSTLRETMYKQGALLKTDNYEPFDPDALAFYYLRTLVDAGVQLLLHTLVTDVVMQGDRIEAILVESKSGRQAIRAHTYIDATGDADVAARAGVDFEIGRPKDGLMQPVSLMFAVGGVDGDKLVREVPPIEDGPFSGHISGETHMIFEGQTERVAKAKEAGYLFHIPRTNIAIAWSLPGRPDVVYANFTRIQNVDGTKAEDLTRAEIEGRFQVEEAVTFFRQFMPGFETCYLQRVAPQVGIRESRRVKGQYTLSEHDIITTRKFSDVVAKAHYMVDIHDPLGQGTHYVKLKKGTSYDIPFRCLIQEQVSNLIVTGRCISATHEAFSSLRVMSISMALGEAAGTAAALAYQNHMVPGELSIGLLQEELVRNGAILE
- a CDS encoding carbohydrate ABC transporter permease yields the protein MTLNLKKLMVTLLMAVLALILMFPFLWMISASFKISADLFTYPIDWIPATWNIDNYKGVWGGDYNFTLYYWNNIKITLFTVIGSLLTSSLAGFAFAKLNFKGRDALFLLYLGTMIIPSQVLLVPRFIVFDHMGLINSHWAIILPGIFTVFGTFLMRQFFTTIPNELLEAGRVDGAGYWRTYWQICLPLTKPALVSLLILSFTWHWNEYENPLIFLRDENLYTLPLGLTNFVDENGTNYPLMMAASVSSLVPLIVLVASLQKWFVEGVASSGLKG
- a CDS encoding carbohydrate ABC transporter permease; this translates as MVRQWNNQRLREHIAGYLFILPNLLGVLFFIIVPLVFSFILIFMDWDYLKGLDGLSFTGFDNIILMFKDDYLLTSLKNNVIFTAVTVPASMALGLVVAVILNKHVYWRNVWRTLFFLPYVSSLVAISIVWSVIYNSSSGPLNSFLRSMGIQNPPGWLADPKWALFSIIIMVVWTYIGYTMVLYMAGLQGISKDLYEASEIDGAGAIHQFIKVTIPMLKPTSFLIAITLIISTFQVFAVVNVMTKGGPLNSTMVLSYHIYLQAFQHYKMGYAAAMSWFLFLIIFAVTLVQWRSQKKWQQHF
- a CDS encoding ABC transporter substrate-binding protein, which gives rise to MNQRGQKLASILLVTTLFLTACGANTGSPAATETNGGDGASAVEKKQVALKIWGGVPEESGPKDVVTAWNNANPDIQVEYVRYVNDDSGNTKLDTALVSQSDPPDLFFSYGETYLNRRIHAGMTIELDDLIDKSGLKVDEVIGNANIVKTDGKTHYLPAMKQISAILMNKTVLDAAGEKVPDSWTWDEYTALALKLTKSGMAGSFIQNPGETIQRFTLITSKPKDFSYKEDGTSNFDSAALRKGLELQKELYDKGAMVKWAETITNKLAPQSELFTGKAAMVFGGTHLIRYVKDLTGFPRDFQVVFAPTPQYQKGTNVNVAGFNDFMSINKNSKHKEKAMKFMTWYLTEGNNLMIPGGRIPSNKKADMDKVVEQVVGDAAAQMDIDSLKKVLKADYVYPAQTISTAFPALTTILNEESEKYFMNVQDLDKTMSALKTRADDAIESVKK